A window of Lactuca sativa cultivar Salinas unplaced genomic scaffold, Lsat_Salinas_v11 Lsat_1_v11_unplaced_59, whole genome shotgun sequence genomic DNA:
GCAAATGTCGTAGCAGGAGCAGGGTCGGTCAAATCATCTGCAGGTACATAAACAGCTTGAATAGAAGTTATGGACCCTTCTTTGGTAGAAGTAATTCTTTCTTGTAAAGAACCCATTTCGGTACTAAGGGTAGGTTGATAACCCACAGCGGAAGGCATTCTACCCAACAAGGCGGATACTTCAGATCCTGCTTGGACAAAACGGAAGATATTGTCAATAAATAAAAGTACATCTTGTTCATTAACATCTCGGAAATATTCCGCCATAGTTAGGGCAGTCAAACCAACTCTCATACGAGCTCCCGGCGGTTCATTCATCTGACCGTAAACTAGAGCTACTTTTGATTCTGgaatatttttttcattaattacTCCAGATTCTTTCATTTCCATGTAAAGATCATTTCCTTCACGAGTCCGTTCACCGACTCCGCCAAATACAGATACGCCTCCGTGAGCTTTGGCAATATTGTTAATCAATTCCATAATGAGTACTGTTTTACCCACGCCAGCTCCCCCGAATAGTCCGATTTTTCCTCCACGGCGATAAGGGGCTAAAAGATCTACTACTTTAATTCCGGTTTCAAAAATAGATAATTTTGTATCTAACTGTATAAAGGCAGGCGCAGATCTATGAATAGGAAATGTTGTACTAGTATCTACAGGACCTAAATTATCAACAGGCTCGCCAAGCACGTTGAAAATTCGTCCGAGAGTCGCTCCACCGACCGGAACACTTAGTGGAGCTCCCGTATCAATTACGTCCATCCCTCTCGTTAGACCATCTGTAGCAGTACTCTGCGTTGATACCACTGCTTGTTTCCTAATAATTGCTGTACCTCACAAGTCACATTAATTGGTTGACCAGCAGTATCTCGACCCTTAACTACCAGAGCGTTATAAATATTAGGCATTTTGCCTGGCGGAAAGGCTACATCTAGTACCGGACCAATGATTTGGGCGATACGCCCCAGTGTCTTTTTGTCAAGCGTGGTAACCCCAGAACCAGAAGTAGTAGGATTCATTCTCATATTCATAATATAACAATAAAGtaaaaaaatctcgaaattttttgCGAACAGGATCGCATTCAAAATAAATCTCCGATGTCAAGTTGATCGGTTAATTCAAAAGAAAGGAGAGTTAGCACACGATTTTGTTAGTACCATCCAACCGAATCCAATTTAATTGTTTACTTATTCAATTTCAATGAGTTAATTTTCAAGTTCAACCAacccattttcaaaataaaaagtagATGAATAAGAATCTTGAGAAAATCTTTCATTTGTCTATCATTATAGACAATCCCATCTATATTATCTATGGAATTCGAACCTGAACTCTATTTACGATTCAGTATTTCTATATAATTGGCTCTTCTTATTTCTATTCATTTAGGTATATCctgttgttctttttttttttttttaccttctcATAGAAAAAATTCCACATATTTTCACATCTAGGATTTACATATACAACATCACTTACAACATATATCACTGTCAAGAGGGAATTTCTTAGTATTTGGGTGATTTTTAGTTATTTcgattcaaaaaataaataaataagaattggGTTGCGCCATATATATGAAAGAGTATACAATAATGATGTATTTTGCCGAATCAAATACCATGGTCTAATAATCAAGCATTCTGATTAGTTGATAATTTTACTATTAgttgggaattttgtgaaaggTTCCTGTAAAAAGTTTCATTAACGCCTAATTCATGTCGAGTAGACCTTGTTGTTGTGAGAATTCTTAATTCATGAGTTGTAGGGAGGGATTTATGTCACCACAAACAGAGACTAAAGCAAGTGTTGGATTCAAAGCTGGTGTTAAAGATTATAAATTGACTTATTATACTCCTGAGTATGAAACCAAGGATACTGATATTTTGGCAGCATTTCGAGTAACTCCTCAACCTGGAGTTCCGCCTGAAGAAGCAGGGGCCGCAGTAGCTGCCGAATCTTCTACTGGTACATGGACAACTGTGTGGACCGATGGACTTACGAGCCTTGATCGTTACAAAGGGCGATGCTATGGAATCGAGCCTGTTCCTGGAGAAGAAAATCAATATATTGCTTATGTAGCTTACCCATTAGACCTTTTTGAAGAAGGTTCTGTTACTAACATGTTTACTTCCATTGTAGGTAATGTATTTGGGTTCAAAGCCCTGCGTGCTCTACGTCTGGAAGATTTGCGAATCCCTACTGCGTATGTTAAAACTTTCCAAGGTCCGCCTCACGGCATCCAAGTTGAGAGAGATAAATTGAACAAGTATGGTCGTCCCCTGTTGGGATGTACTATTAAACCTAAATTGGGGTTATCCGCTAAAAACTACGGTAGAGCTGTTTATGAATGTCTTCGTGGTGGCCTTGATTTTACTAAAGATGATGAGAACGTGAACTCCCAACCATTTATGCGTTGGAGAGACCGTTTCTTATTTTGTGCCGAAGCTATTTTTAAATCACAAGCTGAAACAGGTGAAATCAAAGGGCATTACTTGAATGCTACTGCGGGTACATGCGAAGAAATGATGAAAAGGGCTATATTTGCCAGAGAATTGGGAGTTCCTATCGTAATGCATGACTACCTAACAGGGGGATTCACTGCAAATACTAGCTTGGCTCATTATTGCCGAGATAA
This region includes:
- the LOC122197162 gene encoding ribulose bisphosphate carboxylase large chain, translating into MSCREGFMSPQTETKASVGFKAGVKDYKLTYYTPEYETKDTDILAAFRVTPQPGVPPEEAGAAVAAESSTGTWTTVWTDGLTSLDRYKGRCYGIEPVPGEENQYIAYVAYPLDLFEEGSVTNMFTSIVGNVFGFKALRALRLEDLRIPTAYVKTFQGPPHGIQVERDKLNKYGRPLLGCTIKPKLGLSAKNYGRAVYECLRGGLDFTKDDENVNSQPFMRWRDRFLFCAEAIFKSQAETGEIKGHYLNATAGTCEEMMKRAIFARELGVPIVMHDYLTGGFTANTSLAHYCRDNGLLLHIHRAMHAVIDRQKNHGIHFRVLAKALRMSGGDHIHSGTVVGKLEGEREITLGFVDLLRDDFIEKDRSRGIYFTQDWVSLPGVLPVASGGIHVWHMPALTEIFGDDSVLQFGGGTLGHPWGNAPGAVANRVALEACVQARNEGRDLATEGNEIIREATKWSPELAAACEVWKEIKFEFQAMDTLDQ